A stretch of DNA from Natrinema salaciae:
GGCGAGAGGCCACCGAAGCCGAATCCGGTGACGACGACGCTCCCGAGCAACAGGAGGCCGATACCGCTTGCGATCACGCCCGAAACCCCGAGCCCGGCGACCAGCCCACAGAGCATCAGCGCGGTCCGGCGAGCGCCGAACCGGTCGGCGGCCGCGGGAACGGTCAGGACGCCGACGACGTTGGCGGCGACGAGCAGGCTCGTCGTCCGCCCCGCTCGGTCCGGCGAGTAGCCTCGGGCCTCGAGCAGCGTCGGGAGCCACCCCTGCATGCCGTGGGCGATCAGCAGGTACATCGTCCCGACGACGACCACGAGCTGCAGTTCGCGGTGGGTCAGGACGAGCACGAGATCCCGACGGATCGCGGCGAACGAGAGCGACGAGTCGGCTTCGTCCGCGTCGTTGGCCGCCCGGTTGCGGGCGTCGATCCGCAGTCGCCGCGCGACGACGAACCAGAGCAGGCCGTAGCCGATCGCGACGACGCCGCTCCAGAAGAAGAGGGCGCGCCAGCCGCCGAGCAGCGGCCCCAGGACCGGTCGACCGATCGCGAAGGCGCTCGCGGTTCCCGCCGACGCCCCCACGAGGTAGATCGAGGAGGGGAACCCGGTCTCGTCGGGCGGGAACAGCACCGAGACGAGCTTCGGCAGTCCGAACGTGATGGCGGTCGCACCGACCCCGATCAGCAGCGTCGCCGCGAGCAGCGACGGAAAGCCGACCGCGAAGCTGCGACCGGTCTGGGCGACGCCGTAGATCAGCACGCCGGCCGCGAGGGTCCGGCCCGGACCGACGCGGTCGACGACCATCCCGGTGAACAGCGCGATCGGAATGTACGTCAGCGGAACCGCACCCGCGACCACGCCGGCCTGAGTGCCGGACAGGTCGAGTTCGCCGATGATCGTCGAGAGGTACGCCGGCAGCGAGAACCAGATGAACATCAGGACGGTGTACCCGAGCGTCCCGACGGCGACGGCACCGTACGCGCGACGCCGACTCAGCCGATCAGTCATCTGGACGTGGATGGGTGACGGCGGCCCGAGTAGTTTGCCGTCGCGGTACGTCTCCCCGGAATCGTCCCCGGACAGCTCTTTCCCGCCGGTCGGTGTCGGTGACCCTATGACGCCCGACGAACGCGCCTTCCTCGAGCGGGCCCGCGTCGGTTCGCTGGCGACGGTCGACGCCGAGGGGCGACCGCACGCGGTCCCGATCTGTTTCGCGCTGCTCGAGCCGGCGGCGTCCCCGGCGGACGCGACCGGGGCGCGACGCGGCGACGCCGACGGTGGCGACGGCCGCCGAATCGTCTCGGCGATCGACGAGAAGCCGAAGGCGACCCGCGACCTCCGTCGCGTTCGGAACGTCCGGACGAACCCGCGGGTGACGCTGCTGGTCGACCGCTACCGCGAAGACTGGTCGCGCCTCGCGTGGATTCAGGTCCGCGGTCGCGCACGGATTCTCGAGCCGGACGGCACGACCGGCGATCGACCGACCGGGGCGATCCACGACGCCGCGGTGAGGGTGCTCGAGAACAGGTACGACCAGTACGCGGACCAGGACCACGCCCTCGACGATCGGCCGATCGTTTCGATCCGGGTCACGCGAGTCGTTTCGTGGGGGGCGCTCGAGAGCGAGTCAGGGAGCGACTCGGAAGACGCGAGTACAACTGCGCGGGCGAGCGATCGGGACGGTGCGGAGGACGCCTGACGGCGAGCGGTCAGTCGTCGACGAGCGATCGCTCCGCGTTCCCGGCGATGAGGAGCGTGCCGATCACGACGGCGACGGTCGTCACGAGCGGGTTCACGAGACCGAGCGCGGCCGGCGGGATGGCGATCGCGTTGTAGACGAACGCGAGCGCGAGGTTCTGTCGAATCCGGTCGCGCGCCGCCGCCGCCAGCGCGAACGCCCGCTCGACCGCGGCGAGGTCGTCGTCGACGATCGCCACGTCGGCAGCGTCGGCGGCGAGCGCCGTGCCGCTGCCCAGCGAGATTCCCAGATCGGCCGCGGCGAGCGCGGGCGCGTCGTTCGTCCCGTCGCCGACCATCGCCACGCGGGCCTCGGCTTTCATCCGCTCTACCGCCGCGGTCTTCCCGTTCGGCGGGACGCCGGCGAAGACGTGATCGACGCTCGGATGGCGATCGAAGATGTCCGCCGCCGTCCCGTCGTCGCCGGTCAGCACCACGACGTCGATCCCGTCGGCGGAGAGCGCCGTGACCGTCTCCTCCCACGCCTCGCGGGGCTCGTCGCCGACGATCACGATTCCCTCGGCGACACCGTCCCGGCCGACGACGACCGGCAATCGGCCCGCTTCGCGCACCCGGTCGATCCGCGCCTCGAGGCCGCTCTCGAGGGACCAGTCCCGCTCCCGAAAGAGGTCGGGGTGGCCGACCAGGACCGTCCGGCCGTCGACCGAGCCCTCGACGCCGGTCGCGTGCGTGTGGAAATCCCGCACCGCCAGTTCGTCCGCCGCGGCCGAACCGCCGTCCGCGCGAGTCGCCCCGCCGTCGACATCCTCGGCCGGCCCGGTCCCATCGAACGCGTCCGCGATCGCTGCGGCCGCCGGGTGCGCCGCCCGCCGCTCGAGGGCGGCGGCCGCCGCGAGGAGGTCGTCGGGCGCGTCGGCCTCGCGGACGGTCATCTCGCCGGTCGTCAGCGTCCCCGTCTTGTCGAAGACGACCGCGTCGATCGCTCGCAGGCGCTCGAAGATCGTCTCGTCGAAGACGACGATCCCGTGCTCGAGGGCCTCCTGCAGGCTCGCGGCGACGGAGTACGGCGTGGCGAACCCGAGCGCCCAGGGGCTCCCGACCATGACCGTCATGAGGACGGCCAGCGAGGCAGCCATCGCGCCCGCGCCGGTGAGCAGGACGCCCGCGCCGACGACGACCGCAGCGCCGACGACGACCGGCACCAGCATCGCGGCGAACTCGTCGGCCCGTCGCGTGACGCCGTGGTCCGCGCTCTGGACGTTCCAGACGACGCGGGTGAGCCGTTCGATGCTACTGGTCGTCCGGTCGCCGACGTCGACGACCGCCGCGTCGGTCGTCACGACCGAGCCGCCGACTACCTCGTCGCCCTCGCCCTTCGTGACCGGGAGCGACTCGCCCGTCACGACGGCTTCGTCGACCGCGCACTCGCCCTCGGCGAGTCGGCCGTCGACGGGGATGCGCTCGCCCTCGCGGACGAGCACCCGATCGCCCGACTCGAGTTCCGCGACGGGCACGTCCGCCGTCGAACCGTCCGCGGCGTAGCGCCGAGCGGTATCGACCTGCGAGACGGTGAGGTCGGTCAGCCGGTCGGTCGCGCGGCGTTTGACGGTCGACTCGTAGTAGGTCGCCCCCATCACGACCGCGGCCACGACGATCGTCAGGTCGAAGTAGAGGTCGTTGCGTCCGAGCCCGGAGACGACGACGCTGTAGACGTACGCGCTGACGATCGTCAGCGCCGCGAGCAGGTCCGTGGTCGGTCGCCGGAGCGTCAGGCTGACGTACGCACCCCGCAGGAGCGGCCCCCCGGTCAGATAGAGGATCGCGCCCGTCCCGACGAGAAAGAGCGGCAGGTACAGCGGGCCGCTGAAGCCGGTGAAGGCACCCTCGAAGTGCGCGATCGCGCCCCAGTCGGTAAACGACGTCAGGAACATCGGGTAGAGGACGGCGACGAACGGCAACAGGAGGAACGAGCCGAAGACGACGCCGACCACGTACCGCATCTCGAGCATGTCCTCCGAGCGGCGCTTCCGGAGCCCGGACATCTCCCGCGACCGCCGGGTGCCGCCGGTCTCGTCCTCGGCCGTCGCGTCGTCCCGCAGGTACGCCGTGTAGCCGACCGTACTCAGCGCGTCCTCGAGCGCGTCGGCCGAGACCCGGTCCGGATCGTGGTCGACCCGGATCGTCTCCGTGACGTAGCTCGCCTCGGCCTCGGTCACGCCGTCCCGATCCGCCGCGACGGTCTCGAGGAACGTCTCGCAGGTCGCCGAGTGCATGCCGTCGACTCGGAGGAACGTCCGACGGGTCTCGGGTCGCCCGTCGGCGTCCGCGCTCGCGGTCTGCCCCGGATCGGTCGGCGGGCCCGCTGGACGAGGATCGGTCTCGTCGGCGGGCCGATCGCTGCCTTCGTCGGGTGCACGATCGCCGTCACCCGTCCCGAACTCGGCGGCCACGTCGCGGCAGCCGGTCGAACAGAATTCGGGTGGCTCCGACTCGCCGACGGCCGCCGAAAGCGGCGTCCCACACAGCCGACAGCGGTCGCGTCCGTCACACCCCACGTGTCGATCGCTCACAGCGGCAACTGCGGGTTCGACGGCAATAACAGTGACCGATCACGCCGCTCGCCGCGCCGGTCTCCCCGTCGGTGCATCTCACCCGCCTCAGGTCGTGTCCAGATCGAGCCGCGAGAACCTCCACGACGAGATCGAACTCGACTCGAGGGCGAGTCCGTCCTCGAGGTCGCGCGCGAGGAGCGTCCGGGCCGTCGGCTGGACCAACGCCGAGAGGGGAAATCGCGTGTCCGGATAGAACCGAAACCGGAGCGGCGTCGGCACCGTCTCCCCGAACGCCTCGACGTAGCTGCGGTCCGCGTGATCGTCGAGCGCCGAGGCCAGCAGTTGCTCGAGCGCCGCGTCTTCCGACTCGATCGTCCGCGGGAGCGTGTCGACGATCCGGACGTGATCGCCGACGGTCGAGACCACGAGGGCGGCGATCGGGTCGCCGTCCCGTCGGGCGACGTACGCGGCGTAGGTGTGCGCCGGGTTGTCGAACCGCCAGCGGTAGAACGCCGCGGACCGGTTGGTGTGGATCATCTCGGGGACGGAGCGGTGATAGATCGCCGCGAGGACGTCGGCCGGCGGCGTCTCGTAGCGCTCGACGGCGATCTCGGAGTCGGAACCGACGAGCAACCGATCGCCGGCCCGGTGGGAGGTCGCGATGGCGGTCTCGAACGCCTCCCTGACCGCGGTGGCCGGTCCCCCGTCGGCCGACCGCGAGTCCGCGTCTCTGGCCGTCAGCCCGGTGCTTCCCTGCCCCTCGAGGGCGCTGAGGGGGTTCTGCGGTCGGTAGTAGGCCGGCACCGTGCCGACCTCGCGCCAGCCGTGCGCGAGGTTGCCGGGCTTCGAGTTCTCGTTCGGGAAGTTGAAGAAAAACGACGGCTCGCCGTCGGCGTAGCGCTCGACGGCCCGCTCGTTCATGCGATCGAACAGCCCGCGCCCGCGGTGGTCCGGGTGGACCATCGTATCGCAGGGCTGGAACGCGGTTCTGACGAGTCCGCCGACGCGCATCTCCTGGGCGAAGAACGACCGGAAGCCGACGGGTTCGCCGTCGGCGCTCGCGACGAGAACTGGGACGTGATCGACGTACGGGTTCTCGCGGAACTTCCAGCGGAACCACCCCGAGCTTCTGTCGTGCCCGAAGACGGTGTCGTACATCGACAGAAACGTCTCTCGATCGTCGGGTTCGAACGTGCGGACGGTGTATCGCGTCGCCGTTCGTGTGGGTACACTCATGATCGAGGTCGGTGCACGCCCGTCTACGAGGCGAACGGGGGACGCCCCGCTGTGCGGTCGTGACGGGTGGATATCCGTCTCGGAAGGGAAAGCCGGTTGACCCTGAATACGCCACCCCGACAGGTCCGCGATGGAGTCGGTTCGGCCGACCGTCAGTCGATCGGACTCGAACCGAGACCGGTCGACGCCGCGTCGACCGTCCGCCTCGATACCCGCGAGCTCGGCCGTCTCGACGTTCGAGCGGCGGTCCGCCTCGGCCGCCGCCCTCGGCGAGCCGTCTCACCGCCGTTCGACGACGGTGCCGTCCTCGCCCACTGCGACCGCTCGAGCCCCGTCCGGCGCGACCGAGACGTCGATGAGCGATTCCGGCGCGCGCGTCTCGACCTGCTTCCAGCCCGCCGCGTCGGTCCGCTCGTAGATCGCCCCGTCGGCGTCGCACGCGATCGTCTCGCCCTCGCGCCGGGCGAGCCCGCAGATCGCTTCCTCGCCGACCCGCTCGGGCGTCCACGTCGACCCGCCGTAGCGGTGGACGACACCGTCGTCCGCACTCACCAGACAGTCCCCCCGTCCGAGCGTCGCGAGGCTCTCGAGGGTCCCGCTCGCACCCCCGAGGCCGACGCGATCGAACGACTCGCCCCCGTCGGTCGTCTCGAAGACGCCGTCGTTCGTATCACAGCAGTAGCCCACCGACGCGTCGGCGAGCGCGATCCCGCTCAGGCTCGAGCCGTCGCCGGGTTTGACGGGGTCGTCCCACGAGCAGTCGCCGTCGCGGTAGCGGCCGCGCAGGACCGCGCCGGAGCCGTTGATCAGCAGGATCGTCTCGTCGCCGCCGGCCCCGCCGACGGCGACCCCCAGCCAGTTGTCGGTGACGTCCGCCGGGGCCGTGTAGTCCGTGTGGCGGCCCGTCTCGGCGTCGATCCGCCCCACGGCACCGCTGTCGCCCGCGACCCAGACGGCGTCCCCATCGTCGGTCGCGTCGACCGCGAGGAGGTCCTCGCCGGCGGCGGCCGGGCCGTCCTCGAGGGTAATCGACCACTCGCCGGCGTCCCGGCCGGCGAGGGGAGCCGCGGTGAGAACCACGCCGTCCTCCCCCACGGCGTAGACCGCGCCGCGTGCGGTCGCGCAGACTCCCCGGAGCGTCGCCTCGGTGGGAACGTCGACGACGCGCCAGTCCCGAGTGCGCTCCGCTCGGCCCTCGTCGTCGGCCGGCACGTCGCCACCGGCTTCGGGTTCGCGACCCCGGCGGTCGACGGCAGCGCCCGTCGGAGCGCCCGCTCGATCGGCGTGCGTCCCGCTCTCAGTTCGCCCGTCGGTCTCGGTGTGCTCCCCGCTCTCGGTGTCCTCGAGCGGTTCCGTCTCCGCTGCCGATTCTTCGCCGGCCGCCCCCGTCGGTCGGGCGGCACGCTCTCGGTCGACCGCGGGGTCGCCCGCCGTTCGATCCGCCGACGGCCGCCGGAGATACAACACGATCGGTGGCAGGACGTAAGCGGCGAGCGCGAGCACGGCGAACCCGCGGTGGACGATCGTCAGCGTCCCGAAGGCCGTCATGCCGGCCGCCGCGACCGCGTGGACCCACGACTTCGCGTAGCGGCGAAAGAAGGGGACGAAGTCGTTTCCGGACCGTGAATCGTGGGTAGCCATGGTCGAGCACCGCCGCTCGAGTCCAGCTACCGGGCTGGCGAGCAAAAACGTGCTGCAGGCACGGCCCGAGACGCGACGACCGGGTTCGCGAGCCGCGGTCGCCCGAGAATCCGTTCGGCTCGTCGGTCTCCCCAATCCGGGTCCCGCGGTAGTCACCGTTCGGCGTTCGACGTTCGGCGAGATCGACGCGGGGCAAGCGACTGCCAGTGTCACCGCCGGGTCGGGCTCGGACTACCAGCGTCGAGGGACGGCCTCGAGCGAGACGGTGAGGACGCCGTTGTTGTAGACGGCCTCGCGGTCGTCGCCGACGACGTGCCCGCGGGGGAGGGGCGTGAGCGTTCGTTCGGCGACGCCGTCGACGCCGCGGTCGACCGCGATTCGGAGTCGCCGCGAGCCGGCTTCGACCGTCACGTCCTCGACGGGAACGGGATCGACGTCGACGGCGACGCGAAGCCGGCCGACCCGCCCGTCGTACACGACCTGAATCGGAAACGGAAACGGTGCCGTGTCGGGAGGCGAAGTGAAGGACACGGGGTCACGTTCCGACGACGACCGGATACGTTTCCGCGTGAACAGGTGTGTGCTTGATGTGCCCGGGACGCGGCCACCGATCAGCTATGGACCACGCTTCGTCGGCAGCGCTTCGATGGCGGCGAAGGCAGCCCGTGCCGCCACGAGTACCACTCACCGTGCGGGGTCGTGTCGGTACCGAAATCACCGGCGAATCCGCCGGCGCTTCCGGCCGGTGACGGCAGTCCGACTGACGCGACCGCGATCGGCGTCGCTCGAAACCGGCGGTTCCGGAACCGACCGCACCGAACGGCTCAGAGGTACCCCAGATCCGCCAGTCGGTCTTTGGTCCCCTCGCGCATCTCCACCTCGCCGGCGGCGTCAGCCTCGCCGAACGGCTCGAACCGCCCCTCGAGCCGTCGCCGAAGCGTCCGCACCCGCTCGGGTCGCTCGTCGCTGATGTCGGTGTCCTCGAGCGGGTCCGTCCGGACGTGGTGAAGCCGTTCGAACCCGTCGTCGCCGCGGACGTACTTGTACTCGGGCGTCCGGACCGCTCGCAGCCGGCGATCGAACGTCCGGACCCGATCGGGAATCTCGCCGAAGCGAGCCTCGAGCCGTTCGATCGACGGCTGGGGTGCGACGTACTCGGCGAAGACGGCGTTGCGGGGCTCGGCGTCCGAGTGGGGGTGGAGCGACCGGCTCGACCACTGCTCGCGCAGCGCGGGATCGTCGACGCCGGCCGTCTCGAGCAGCGTGGCCGGCAGGTCGAGTAACTGGACGAGGTCGTGCCGCCGACCGCCGCCGGTGAACGGGCCGCCGTGACAGACCAGCGGAACGTTCAGCAGCGTGTCGTAGAGGTTGTACTGGTGTCCGAAGAAGTCGTGTTCGCCGATGTGCTCGCCGTGGTCGCCGCAGACGACGAACAGGGTGTCCTCCCACTCGCCGGCCGCCTCGAGTGCGTGCCGGAGCTGGCCGAGCTGGTGGTCGACGTAGGCGATTTCCCCCCGATAGAGCCCGCGAAGGAGGGCGAACTCGCGGTCGGAGATGTCGTAGCCGTCGCAGTCGTAGGCGCGGGGGTCCTGTCTGATCGCAGCCGCCTCCTCGTAGCTGGCTCCTGCGGGGAGGAACCGCTCCGCGTACGCTCTCGGCGGGTCGTACCGAACGTGGGGTTCGATGAAGTTACAGAACAGGAAGAACGGCCGCTCGTCGTCCCGACTCGCGAGCCAGTCGCCGATCCAGTCCGTCGACCGGTCGGAGCCGTCGTCGCCGGCCGGCTGCAGGAGCTCGCTGTAGAGGATGTTGGCCGCGTTGACGAGCGGATTCCCGTCGAGGATTCGATTCCGGGTCGCGACGAGCTTCTCTCGGAGGTCTTCGCCGCGGACGACCGCGCCCATGTCGGCGTCGGACTGAATGTACTGCCAGCCCTTGCGAAGATCGTCGAACCCGCGATCGAAGCCGAACTCTTCGGTAATCCAGGTGTTGTTCGAGACGCCGATCGTCTGAAACCCCGCGTCGTCGAAGGCCTCGGGCAGCGTTCGAAGCTCGTCGTCGAGATAGGTGTGGTCGCCGTGGGTCCCGTGTTCGGAGGGAAACGTTCCGGTGAAAAACGATGCGTGGGAGGGAAGCGTCCAGGGCGCGGTCGCGAACGCGTTTCCGAACGCGACCCCCTCGTCGGCGAGCCGCGTCAGCGTCGGCGTCGGGTTCGCACCGCCGCGATTGCCGCTCGAGCGGGGTCGGTCGTCCGGCGGGGGTTGCGCGCCGGCGTGGTCGTCGATCGTCGGTGGGCCGTCCGAGAACGGCTGCATGCCGACGCTTTTGGCCCGGGCCGTATCGAGAACGACGAGAACCACGTTCCGCACAGTACTATGTGACTCGTCGTCACGTCCGTTAGAGTCCGCCATGGATACTGTACGTCCACGGCAGATAGGGAAGGCCACCCGCCCGGAGTATGCAGGGCCGTAATGCGATCTATGGCCCAATATCCGGCCGAAACGGACCGAGTACGGTCCGCTTCGAGATCGACCCGACACCGACTGCGGCCGGGTCCGGGTGCGGCCCGGGTAGTCATCTGCCGGTCGAATCTTCATCCGGCCGGATCACGTACACTCTCCGATGACTGAGCACCAGGATCACGACGCGACGACGGACGGTTCGACGAACGACCTCGAGGGTATCGAGGAAACGGCGGACCTCGAAGCGCTAGAGGCACCGGCCGGCGCGCTCGCGAGCGGAACGCTGCCGCTGGTCGGTGGTGGGCTCTTGCTGGTGGCCGCGGTCCGCTCGCTGATCGCGAACCGACGGCGAGCGATTCCGCTCGCGATCGTCGGCAGCGGGCTGATCGGGATCGGACTCCGTAACCGGCGCTCGAGCGACGAGTCGACGGAGGGCGGCCCCCCGGAAGTCGAGGAGGGAACCGACGGGAAGGAGACCTCGGATCAGGCCACCGCCGCTGCCAACCGCGTCGATTCGGGACGGGAGTCCGAGACCCAGCCCGACGGCGAGATCTCGGAGGAGCCCGAAATCGACGACGCGGTGGATTCGGGCTCGCAGATCGAGTTCACGGACGAACCGGACGAGGATGCATCCCGGTCGCGACCGAACCTCGGGGCGGACGAGGAAGAGCCCCGGCACGAGACCGAGTCCGACGGGGTCGAGGTCGACGTCTCCGATCCGGCGATGGCCGACGAGGTCAGCGAGGCGACGGGGCCGTCACCCGAGCAGGCCCAACCGACCCAGACCGCGGACACCGAACCGGAGGAGAGCCCCGCGGAGGACGCCTCTGGGATGAAAGTCGAGCCGCCGGACGAGGACGAGTCCGAATCGGCGGAGAGCGAGGGGGACGCCGGGGACGGAGAGAACGACGGAGACACGGACAGAGAGAACGACGGAGACACGGACAGAGAGAACGACGGAGACGCAGACAGAGAGAACGCCGACGGCGAATCGGCGGAGAACGACCGCTGACTCACACCGAACGCTCGTCTTTCGGGATCCTCTTTGTCTCAAACAGAACCGAAAATATAGTATGGTCCCTCTGTGCGTATGCGTCGCTATTGCGGAACGGTGTTACATGGACCCGTCGCTTCCAATCGCCAGAGTCAGTTAGAGATCTGCAATACCATCGAGTAGAATTTCGAGTTCAGTGTGTCCTCGATACTGGACCACGTTGCTCCTCGCGTCGTAGTCAACGACACCGGCATCCGCTAATCGAGGAAGTGCTGAGTGGTGTAACTGTCGGGCAACCCGTTCCGCATCGCCGGGGCACTGGTCGCTGATTTCGTTTGCGAGGGTACTAACCGAAGTGACGTCCGCCGTCGAATCGCGGAAGTAAGAGAGGACGGAACGACGACGGTGATTGGCAATCAGGTTCAGAAGATCGTCGATCTCACGGGGATACAGTTGCTGTTGCGTCATTATTTTGATTCACTTGTGATCGAGTGATCACAACTTGGGGCGGTCTATCGAGTTCGACGAGGAACCTGACGGCGTGTTGGTTCCGAGGGAGGCCCAACCCTAACCGATCTCTCTGATCGATCTCTCCCACACGACGATGGGGCCGACTCGCTCTTAACTCTGTTGTGAGCGACTGGCTACATATTCGACTTTTCGCAATCGTGCCGTCCGAAATTGTGTGTTCTGCATTCGAAGGTGTGTATTTCCCCAATTTACATCCGAAATTCTGTGGAAAGTCGACTTCATATCACATGTCATTCATTCGGCGATTCGTCGTCTCCGTCGTCGCCGTGCGCGTCTACGTCCCCCGTCCCTTGCAGGAAGAAGTGATTGAACGGCTGAACGTGCCGTCGTCTCATCATCTCCGAACTTTCGATCTCGAGGCCAAGGTCGTGGATGCTATCGGTGATTCTGGTAACGTCGGTCGTGTTCGTCCCGACGACATCGACGTGGAGATTGCGTCTGCCAGTGAGCATCTCGCGGACGTCGATGATGCCTTTGATCGATCGGACCTTCTCCGAGAGAGGGGAGAGTTCGGTTGGAGACACGGTGACGACGAACGTCATTTGCAGCGGGAGGTTGGCCGCTTCGTAGTCGATTTCTGGATGGTATCCCTTGATGATGCCATCCGCCTCGAGTCGGTCGATGCGGTTGCGAACAGTACTGGCCGAGACGCCAGCCGTATCGGCGATCTCCTCTGCCGTCGTATTACGGGCATCTCTCTGAAGCAAATAGAGGATACTCCGATCGACATCGTCCAAGTCACGACCCATACGACGAGTTACGTCGCGAAGGCTCCTAACATAGGTGCATACCGCGTTGGTTCCCTGATGGGTTCGTTCACGGAACAGTCTCGAAGTCTCCGTGCTGCTACTATAGGTCGGACCGTTCGATCCGACGCTGTACTGGGCGGTCGTCCTCTACTGAAAGGAACGGAACGTTGCTCCGCGTCAAACCGAGGCCCAGCGGACGTGTCCGCAGGAGTGCTCAGAACGACTCTTCCGGTTCCTCGCTTTGCTCACCGAGTGCCGGCGGCGTGCGATCACTGTACCCTTTCCGTCCGATGGCGCCTTCGGGGACGTTGCTGAAGATGGCCGTGCGGACTTCCGTCGCCGAGTCGAACCGCTCTTCGGGCACCGGGCTCAGCACCTCCTCGAGCGTCTGTTCGCCGTCTTCGAACCCGAGGACCGCAGTCCCGTACGCGTCGAGCAGTTCTTCGCACGTCGCCGGATACTCGTGTCGATCGAGTCGGTCGGCGAGCGGGCCGAATTCGACCCCCAGTTCTCTGTCGCGTTCGCTATCGGACATTACGGGAGGATCCTTCATCATCGATCATAATAAATTGCTCGCGTGATTTCTTGACCTGTTTCGTTCGGCACAGATGACGGGGACGCGCTCCGTCGACAGCACGGCGTGGCGAACGGCGGGTGTACTCGAGAGTGATCCCGGCGTTCAGTCGAACGTGTACGTCCGCAACTGCTGTGTCCGAGGACGGGAGAGAGTAGCGCACATTCTTCAAGAATATCCGATTTTTCCACAATCTCTACCACATACACATGCAAATAGTTCCGATTTGTCAACGGTCTGTTTTCGAAGGGGAATCATTACTCACTGCGCTGGAGAAAAGTTATACTGTTATCCAATCATCATCTGAGCATGAGCACTCCGCTTGCAAATATTTGGGGGAATACGGTGATACGAGGAGTGATTGCAATAAGTGCGCTAGTTATATTCACACATTTCTTTACAGGTATGTCCTCTGATGGGGTATTTCCTCTAGTAATATTACTTTCTGGAGTGGTACTGAACGATGTTCTCAGCGAATCGTTTGAGTTTCCGAACGGGACAGAATGGGTCGTCTTTGGCACGTCGCTTCTCATCACCGGTGCATTTTTCGGACTAGTCGAATCTGTACTGATCGGTGTTATATTTTCGATTATTGGAACGTGGTTTTTGTTCGATGGTCTGACAATAA
This window harbors:
- a CDS encoding DUF5789 family protein, producing MSDSERDRELGVEFGPLADRLDRHEYPATCEELLDAYGTAVLGFEDGEQTLEEVLSPVPEERFDSATEVRTAIFSNVPEGAIGRKGYSDRTPPALGEQSEEPEESF
- a CDS encoding DUF7344 domain-containing protein; this encodes MTQQQLYPREIDDLLNLIANHRRRSVLSYFRDSTADVTSVSTLANEISDQCPGDAERVARQLHHSALPRLADAGVVDYDARSNVVQYRGHTELEILLDGIADL
- a CDS encoding Lrp/AsnC family transcriptional regulator gives rise to the protein MGRDLDDVDRSILYLLQRDARNTTAEEIADTAGVSASTVRNRIDRLEADGIIKGYHPEIDYEAANLPLQMTFVVTVSPTELSPLSEKVRSIKGIIDVREMLTGRRNLHVDVVGTNTTDVTRITDSIHDLGLEIESSEMMRRRHVQPFNHFFLQGTGDVDAHGDDGDDESPNE
- a CDS encoding sulfatase yields the protein MADSNGRDDESHSTVRNVVLVVLDTARAKSVGMQPFSDGPPTIDDHAGAQPPPDDRPRSSGNRGGANPTPTLTRLADEGVAFGNAFATAPWTLPSHASFFTGTFPSEHGTHGDHTYLDDELRTLPEAFDDAGFQTIGVSNNTWITEEFGFDRGFDDLRKGWQYIQSDADMGAVVRGEDLREKLVATRNRILDGNPLVNAANILYSELLQPAGDDGSDRSTDWIGDWLASRDDERPFFLFCNFIEPHVRYDPPRAYAERFLPAGASYEEAAAIRQDPRAYDCDGYDISDREFALLRGLYRGEIAYVDHQLGQLRHALEAAGEWEDTLFVVCGDHGEHIGEHDFFGHQYNLYDTLLNVPLVCHGGPFTGGGRRHDLVQLLDLPATLLETAGVDDPALREQWSSRSLHPHSDAEPRNAVFAEYVAPQPSIERLEARFGEIPDRVRTFDRRLRAVRTPEYKYVRGDDGFERLHHVRTDPLEDTDISDERPERVRTLRRRLEGRFEPFGEADAAGEVEMREGTKDRLADLGYL